The Prunus dulcis chromosome 3, ALMONDv2, whole genome shotgun sequence genome segment GTCAAATTATATGCCTTGAATTAGGGAGCGTTTAGTCCTCGTTCTAAAAGCAACTGACCATAATTCAGTTTTGTTATCCAGCTGTCTAATGCCAATGATGTAGACcaacaattattttattatatttttacaCTTCTGGAAGGAAGGTtcactcttttatttttattttttccagttGAGGTTCGCTCTAGATTTTACTATTAACCGCAAACGAGAAATTGCAACATCAGTTTGATGAATTAAGTTGATGTCTCTAGTATAATTCATATAAGAAACTcaaggaaaaataatttacatgACAATGTTCTTGCCAAGTGGTAATGAATATTGTAAAAACAATTCAGTTTAAAGATGAAATGTAATTGCAATAATAGGTGACGACATTGCAAAAAAATCTTAAGTGcttactttttttgttctattgaaaacaaattacaCTGATGTGCTTGAGGTTTtgtatactttttttttttttcattggatTCCACTTGAAAATGGGCAAGTGGTCTCAATACAAATATGTTAGCGTCcaatttgaattattaatgaGTTGAAAATGGGCAAgtgtttttggaaaaaataaaaataaaaaaatataaaaacttttTGAAAAAGCAAGTGGcagtattttttaaaaaaacacataatatgggtttcttcaaaaaacacttttaagatccaaaaataattttaaacttttttgtcgaacactattaaaaatatttttgattaTCAAAAGACGATTTTAGCCATTCGAGAAGGATTCCAAACATGCATAATTGTTACATTTACATACTTATTCCAATGATCAGACAGGAAACACAAGGGTGCAATATTTATATCTGTCACATGCCAACAGAGAACCATTACATCCATGCACGTACATGACAAAACCACACAAAATTGTATGGCAAACAACCAATTAatccaaataaacaaataaaaattggtACCAAATCTTGAATTCCATTCCCATACAAATTATGACAATCATGAAATCCCTAATTCCAATACTCAACACAGACCCTCGTTAGATGCAAAATGCATTGACCCTACCCTAGTGTATAAGAATTTTagaaaactaaataaaataacattataACATACATTAAAAATTCCTATGTACATGTACCTCTCTATTCTCCAATGTATATGTCAGAAAACAACTCAAATCCACAAATTATCTATCTACCTTCCTCAACCTCAATATCCATACccatataaaattaaaataaataaataaaaattaattaggaaaaaaataacatatttaGTAACTTGggccttcttctccttctcttgtATCTGGGCCAAGATTGGACCTCCCCCTCACAGAGTTCATCTTCTCCAACCTCAATCCAGCTCTGAACCTTGCAATGAAAGTATCAGCTTTGGTGTTAACATCTGGGCTGGGGCAGAACATGGCTTTTGGTGACTCTCCACTCTCCAATGGCATTCTGTTAGTTTCCATGGTTGGTGATGAAACTGCTGAATCCGGATCATCCCCATCGTCCAAATCAGGGGAGCCACTGCGTGAGCTGTTGTTGCTTTTGATTCTCACAAAGTCTCCGTGCACCACAAATTTCATCTCCGGCATTCTAAACGGCGGCAATGGCGGCGGTGGCGGTATCCGAGCCAATGGCGAGTCGCCGCCACTGTTAGCATTCTCATCATCTCCGTTGATGAAGGTGCTCACCTTAACCGGCAATGGCGGCTTTTGGGTCGTCATCATGGGCCTCATTTGGGCCTTGGTTTTCGATAACTGTGCCGTTGAAGTGGTTGCCGCCACTGGAGGCGGCGGCGGCGGTTGAGGAATTGACTGCATTGTCTTCCTGGGTTTGTTGGATTTCTTTGTGGAAAACAAGTTGTGAAAGACAGAAGGTGGCGGCGGCAGGGGTGGAGGCGGAGGCGGCGGTGACGGCGGCGGAAGTAAAGAGTAAGGAGCTGAAGAAGCAGACGCGAGGAGACTCTCGAAATTTTCAACACTCTTTTgtctttgcttcttcttcttcctcctcaatGACGTGATCAAGAATTCTTTTGTAGTAGCCACCCCTCTCTTCTTCACATCTTTCCCAGCCGATTTTGATATCCGCGGTGGCGGTGACGGCGGTGAGGGCGGCGGCGGGAGATTTTTCTTAGCTTCCAAATTGTCATTTCTCTCAAGGCTTTGAGTAGAACCCgagttttctttctctccaaTAGCTTGGTATGTTCTCTTGGACTTGCGGATCGTTGGCGGCGGTGGTTGTGACGAAGATGGTGACCTCCGCGGCGGCGACGGCTGCAGTGGCGGATCAGATTGAGCAGTTGGAATTTGTGTACGGATTGCAAAAGTGTCGACTTCTATAGTCTTGGTTTGGACTtgttctgcttcttcttctactgGTAGTTGTACGGATTCTTCATGCCATGACCGATGACGACGATGATGGAGCGGATCCGAACCCGAAACCCGATAATTGACCACGTGGGTATCGTCGTAAAACCGCCACCGATCATCTCTGGCGACCCACGAAGCTTCCTGTTGCCGCAGATCCGGGTACGAACTGCTGGTCCTCACTCCTCTGTTCATGGCGGCACTGGTGCTGCTACTGCTGTGATTGTAGCCCGTCCGATCTGAATACTGATCGAACCACTGACGCGGGGTTGATGGATTTGACTTGGGAGCTTGTGGTGAAGAAGAACTGAAAACAGTTTGATTATGAACTTGATCATAAGAACTGGGGCTGCTGATGTTGCCGTCATTGTTGGTATTTCTGCTGAGAAACCCACAGACAATTGCAAAGAGAACGAGGACCAAATTGAGAGAGTCCCAGCTTTTTTTGACCGAATGGGGTCTAAAAATTTGTGAAGTGAAAGACAAAACTGATGggattataaagaaaataaatacaagagCTATGGCTAGTAAGGCCAGGATAAAGGCGCCGGAGCTGAAGAAAacagaggaggaggagcgGCGGAGGCGGCGGTTCGCTTGCCGGAAAGAATCGGAGGGTTGGAGCCAGAATGGTGGAAGCATGTCTTCCACTTCTTCCATTGTTCTTGGGTtctgtttggtttggttttcaacttttggtgttttgagtagagagagagatgaaaggCTGAAGTTGGAGAGAAATGAGTGAAACTTCTTTTTGCACACACTTCgcttttgttgttgtggcTTTTGGGTTTCGTTTTCGTTTTGGTTTTGGCTTTTGCTTTTTGGGTGAGGTGAGCTTTTGCTTATATAAAGGCAGAAGCCAAAGCAAGCAAAGcatatttgtttgtgtgttgCCTGTCATTGCTAGAATGACAGCTAAATGAATTGCTAGATAATTGATTTTCTTAATAGTAAACCATGTGCTTTTTTAGgccatttttcctttttttcaaattgGTGTCATGGTCATACATACACTCATACGTTTCCGCGTATGTCGTATtcacatataaaattatattttaattaaacccttaattttaaaaaataaatgttgtATTAGCTTATAGATATAAAGTGACTAGTGGTTGAGGCTCATctattttgttgtgttttttggatatttttagCTATAccgaaaaaacaaaaaaaataaaaaacattttTGTTCACCCCTTTAACTCAAGGCATACAATCAAGATTCTTCTCAACACTTGATACGTGTTCATGAGCATAACCATAATTCTACaaatacaaagtaaaaagttaattataattagGCTCATGGACAAATATGGAGTGTTGAAAAGAGTAATAATGGTACCTTGAATTAAAATtgtgagcaaaaatatttccatttAATATTGAATATAGCTACTATACTGTACCCGTGCTTTGGCTGCAAGAAAATTGACCTTTTTGGTCTCCAAAATGGTTTAGTGCCATAAAAGATGAGCAATCAAGTCATCTACATCACCGATTTCTTTTTTAGCTTTACATGCAATTTGgactttttttgtctttttcaatttgttggtttttggcaattagttttaa includes the following:
- the LOC117620531 gene encoding probable LIM domain-containing serine/threonine-protein kinase DDB_G0286997, whose protein sequence is MEEVEDMLPPFWLQPSDSFRQANRRLRRSSSSVFFSSGAFILALLAIALVFIFFIIPSVLSFTSQIFRPHSVKKSWDSLNLVLVLFAIVCGFLSRNTNNDGNISSPSSYDQVHNQTVFSSSSPQAPKSNPSTPRQWFDQYSDRTGYNHSSSSTSAAMNRGVRTSSSYPDLRQQEASWVARDDRWRFYDDTHVVNYRVSGSDPLHHRRHRSWHEESVQLPVEEEAEQVQTKTIEVDTFAIRTQIPTAQSDPPLQPSPPRRSPSSSQPPPPTIRKSKRTYQAIGEKENSGSTQSLERNDNLEAKKNLPPPPSPPSPPPRISKSAGKDVKKRGVATTKEFLITSLRRKKKKQRQKSVENFESLLASASSAPYSLLPPPSPPPPPPPLPPPPSVFHNLFSTKKSNKPRKTMQSIPQPPPPPPVAATTSTAQLSKTKAQMRPMMTTQKPPLPVKVSTFINGDDENANSGGDSPLARIPPPPPLPPFRMPEMKFVVHGDFVRIKSNNSSRSGSPDLDDGDDPDSAVSSPTMETNRMPLESGESPKAMFCPSPDVNTKADTFIARFRAGLRLEKMNSVRGRSNLGPDTREGEEGPSY